In Ostrea edulis chromosome 6, xbOstEdul1.1, whole genome shotgun sequence, a single window of DNA contains:
- the LOC125646950 gene encoding FMRFamide receptor-like, with amino-acid sequence MLKMQNSTNMTEFTDDEYKDFYERSQFICGMILYPVICIPGLIGNALSLIVLSMKNMKTSTNAFLVALAISDSIKLINDLIYFIVLVLQRTNPAAADIAYVNIYPYAHFIFNISTCVSSWLTVSVATERFILVCYPIKAKTVCTRLRAIVISFIIYLVMISISLPCAFRYEKTKEIVDNVTKWDLKLTDLWNNEDFLLYYTWSLNFLRSIIVLIILIILNVCIIFSLRKMRANKKNTQRNRVTLMMIVIIMVFVICILPDAIMSVLRHGYYEGTYLQRGIREFSDTLLTINAAVNFLIYCVFSRTFRQNFAVLLPVCQLKTTGESNQQLYKKVNSKETTVRDAQSV; translated from the coding sequence ATGCTCAAAATGCAGAACTCGACAAATATGACAGAATTCACAGACGACGAGTATAAGGATTTTTATGAGAGATCGCAATTCATTTGTGGAATGATACTGTATCCCGTCATTTGTATTCCCGGGTTGATCGGAAACGCACTCTCCTTGATAGTGCTGTCCATGAAAAACATGAAAACGTCAACGAACGCCTTCCTCGTCGCCCTTGCGATTTCGGATTCCATAAAACTCATCAACGACCTGATTTACTTTATAGTTTTAGTTCTACAGAGGACAAACCCGGCTGCGGCTGATATTGCATACGTGAACATCTACCCGTACGCACACTTTATCTTCAACATTTCTACTTGCGTTTCTTCGTGGTTAACGGTTTCCGTTGCAACAGAAAGGTTCATACTGGTCTGTTACCCAATCAAAGCAAAAACTGTCTGCACTAGATTACGTGCCATTGTTATAAGTTTCATAATCTATTTAGTGATGATTTCCATTTCGTTACCTTGCGCTTTTCGATATgaaaaaaccaaagaaattgtaGACAATGTTACGAAATGGGATTTGAAGCTGACGGATTTGTGGAACAATGAAGATTTCTTGTTGTATTACACGTGGTCACTGAACTTTCTTAGAAGTATTATCGTTTTGATCATTCTCATCATACTTaatgtatgtattatattttCCCTTCGGAAAATGCGCGCAAATAAGAAAAACACTCAGAGGAACCGAGTCACGTTAATGATGATCGTGATCATCATGGTGTTTGTAATCTGCATTCTTCCGGACGCTATCATGTCCGTGCTCCGTCACGGCTACTACGAGGGCACCTATTTGCAGAGGGGGATCCGTGAGTTTTCAGACACACTTTTGACCATAAATGCTGCCGTAAATTTCCTTATATATTGCGTCTTCAGTAGAACATTTAGGCAGAACTTTGCAGTTCTGTTGCCTGTTTGTCAGTTAAAGACAACGGGTGAAAGTAACCAACAGTTATACAAGAAAGTGAACAGCAAAGAAACAACGGTCCGCGATGCTCAATCGGTGTAA